One segment of Candidatus Ozemobacteraceae bacterium DNA contains the following:
- a CDS encoding CapA family protein: MSPWLIWLLLGLVDHLWLRIEFAGDLALGREIPRRIESIGADRYFSSLREHLRTADLAVSNLEGSVKTGVGTSSKTMRHDLSFDAEALNCLPQSGFSAFGLANNHARDGGPGSLERTIAELSAIGLTGFAGRHEFLIKGIPIVILAADLTGSPPGGRRYRNLVNQVASDSRENLTFVFLHVGIEDTEYVSPAERSFAKALIDAGAAGVFGHHPHRIKSGGSIGGRPVFHSLGSVLFDRSRKPDCYGLLVRVHVWAGVPLAWETHAIHMQPVTHQPNVMSPSLARNTSAR; the protein is encoded by the coding sequence ATGAGCCCGTGGCTGATCTGGTTGCTGCTCGGGCTCGTCGACCATCTCTGGCTGAGGATCGAATTCGCGGGCGATCTTGCGCTCGGCCGTGAGATTCCGCGACGCATCGAATCGATCGGGGCCGACCGGTATTTCTCGTCGCTCAGGGAGCATCTGCGCACCGCCGATCTGGCCGTCTCGAACCTGGAAGGCTCGGTGAAAACCGGTGTCGGAACATCCTCCAAAACGATGCGCCACGATCTTTCCTTCGACGCGGAAGCGCTGAATTGTCTGCCGCAGAGCGGCTTTTCCGCCTTCGGGCTGGCGAACAACCATGCCCGGGACGGCGGCCCCGGCAGCCTCGAGCGCACGATCGCGGAGCTTTCGGCAATCGGACTCACGGGATTCGCCGGCCGTCACGAGTTTCTGATCAAAGGCATACCGATCGTGATTCTTGCCGCCGATCTCACGGGCTCCCCACCGGGCGGCAGGCGGTATCGGAACCTCGTGAACCAGGTCGCGAGCGACTCGCGCGAAAACCTGACGTTCGTTTTCCTGCACGTCGGCATCGAGGACACAGAGTATGTCTCGCCGGCAGAACGGAGCTTCGCCAAGGCCCTGATCGATGCGGGCGCGGCCGGCGTGTTCGGACACCATCCGCATCGGATCAAGTCTGGCGGGAGCATTGGCGGGCGCCCCGTCTTTCACTCCCTCGGAAGCGTCCTGTTCGACCGCTCCCGCAAGCCTGATTGTTACGGACTCCTCGTCAGAGTTCACGTATGGGCCGGGGTTCCGCTCGCGTGGGAAACGCATGCCATCCACATGCAACCCGTCACGCATCAGCCGAACGTCATGTCCCCTTCACTCGCTCGAAACACATCAGCGCGATGA